The DNA segment CACCCCCACACCGGTGGGCAGCCTGGCCACCGGTGTGGGGGTGCCGAGACTCCGCATCACCGACGACGAAATGGCCTGTTATCTGTGGCTCCCGGCCGGGTGGACCGATCCCCACACCCTGCTGGAGACGCTGGAGGGGGCGGGTGTGGTGTACGGCATCCGGCTGGATGCCATCCGCGCCGCTCTCGGGAAGAGCCGGTCCGGCGCGGCCGTGCCGGAGGTACTGGCCGCCGAGGGCACCCGGGCCGTCCCGGGAGGCGACGGCCGGTTTTCGTTCATCACCTCCCGCCCCTCGTCGAATCCTGTACATGGGCACGACGGCACGGTGATCTCCTACCTCCTCAACAGCATCGTTCCCGTTTCATCCGGACAGACGGTGGGACAGTACCTCCCGCCTTCCGTCGGGGAACCGGGACACACCGTCACGGGGCGCACAATCCCCGCAGCAGGCGGCAGGCATCCCGCCTCCATCCTCGGCCGGGGGCTGGCGCTGCAGGGGAGATCCATCATCGCGACCCAGCAGGGGACATTGGTCTGGCGGGGCGGGGCCACCGCGGTGGAACCGCTGGAGATCGTCGAAGGGGACCTCTCCCCGGAAACCGCCTCGCCCTCCTCCTCCGGCCATCTCCTGGTGACAGGCCACGTCAGGGACGGCTGCAACATTGTCACCGAGGGACACGTGGAGGTGCGGGGGAATGTGGGAAGGGCCTATCTGGAGAGCCGGAAGGGCAACATCACCGTATTCCGGGGCGTGCTCGGCCGGGGCGGCGGGCATCTCCGCGCCGGCGGGGAGGTGCGTGCGGGGTACATCGACGAGGCCATCATCGAGGCCGAAACCGTGGTGGTCAACGAATACCTCTCCCGCTCCCTCGTCCAGGCCCGGACAGGCGTCAAGGCCCAGGGGAAGAAGGGCCTCCTCGCCTCCTCGTCGATCAAGGCGAACGCCCATGTCCACGCCAACAACATCCACGCCGCCCGCTGGAACGACACCAGGATCTCCATACCCGGCGTCTCCCGGACCGCCCTTCTTTTCGAATACCGTCTCCTCCCGATCCGCATCAACAGATGCAAGAAGGTTCTCGTGGAACTCAGCAGCCGGCTCCGGAGCCTGGATTCCGGGACGTCTCCCCAGGACGCGCAGAAGCTGGCACGGAGATTCGGGGAACGGTCACGGGAGCTCATGCAGCTCCAGGAGCGCCTGCTCTACCTCCACGACCTGCTCCTCCATCTCCAGGGGAACGCCACCTTCTCCCTGAGCGGCTCCTCCACGCCAGGCGTAGACGTCACCCTCAGCGGTGTCGCGGCGCGTCTGGAGCGGGGCTGCAGGGATCTCTCCGTTTCGATGGACCCCTTTACGGGGCGCTTCCACTTCAGACACGCCTCGATCGCCTGAGGTGGAGCACACGCCGCGGGAACACCCTTTCGGCATTACGAAAAGCGGGGGTTCGCCGCCGACACGGGACACCACCGAAACAACGAACCAGCGTGCTATACTGAAAGCAAACCGCCACTATCGAGGAGGGAACAGCTGTGCAGATCTCGTTTGGACTCATGTACCTCATGGGCATTGTTGTCGGAATCATTGTTGTCATCACCCTGGTGTTCAAGTCAGGGGTGATCGTCCCGCAGCAGAACGCCTACGTCATCGAGCGGCTCGGCAAGTACAAAAAGACCCTCAGTTCGGGGTTGCACCTGGTCATGCCGTTCTTTGACCGGGTCGCCTACCGTCATTCGCTGAAGGAACAGGCAAAGGACGTGCCCCCGCAGATGTGCATCACCCAGGACAATGTCTCCATCGACGTTGACGGCGTCCTCTACTACAAGGTGGTGGACCCCGTGAAGGCCTCCTACGGCGTCAGCGACTACGAGTTCGCCTCTATCCAGCTCTCCCAGACCACCATGCGCTCTATTATCGGCACCATGAAGCTGGACAAGACCTTCGAGGAACGCGAACGCATCAACGAAAAGATCATCCGCGCCGTCGACGAGGCCTCGGATCCCTGGGGCGTCCAGGTGACACGTTACGAGGTGCGCAATATCTCCCCTCCGGAATCGATCCGGCAGGCCATGGAGTCGGAGATGAAGGCGGAACGGGAGAAGCGGGCCACCATCGCCACGTCGGAAGGGAAGAAGCAGGCCCAGATCAACAGCGCCCAGGCCGACCGGGAGGAGATGATCCAGCGTTCGGAAGGGGAAAAGCAGAAGCGGCTCAACGAGGCAGAGGGAGAAGCCGGCGAGATCGAACGGCTGGCCGACGCGACGGCCCGGGGGCTCGCCAAGGTCGCCGAGGCCATCAGCCGGCCCCAGGGCTCCGAGGCCGTCAATCTGCGGATCGCCGAGCAGTACGTGAAACAGTTCGGCCACCTGGCCCGGGAGAACAACACCATGATCGTTCCGCAGAACCTCTCCGATATCGCCGGAACGGTGGCCTCCCTCTCCCGGGTGCTGGAACAGACCGGCCATATGGCGGTACCGGCGGGAGAGACCGCCGACAGCCCCCGGAAGGGGGAATAGCGTAGCCGGCGGGCCCCGGTGCGAATCCGGCAGCCCGCCGCTTCTCCCTACTACCCGTTGTCGACCAGGGGACGCACAAACTGGGACTGCGAGTCCCAGGGAAAGAGGATCCAGGTATCCTGGCTCACCTCGGTGACGAAGGTGTCCACCAGGGGGCGGCCGTCGGGCTTGGCGTAGACCGTCGCGAAATGGGCCTTCGGGAGCATCTCCCGGACCACGCGGGCGGTCTTGCCGGTATCCACCAGATCATCGATGATCAGCCATCCTTCGCCGCTTCCCTGGATCTCCTTCAGCACCGAGAGCGGCCCCTGCTCCCGCAGCGTGTAACTGGAGACACAGACCGTATCCACATAGTGGATGTCCAGTTCGCGTGCGATCACCGCCGCAGGCACAAGCCCGCCGCGGACCACGGCGATAATCCGCTCCCAGGCGGCGCCGCTGCCGAGCAATCGCCAGGCAAGCGCCCGGCTGTCCCGGTGCAGCTGGTCCCAGGAGACCGGGAAATTGAGGGTATACCGACTGCTGTTGCTCCCCATGCTATCTCTCCCTGTTCGTGTTATGGTGTGATGCCGACTGTGTCGGCATTGTACACGGTATCGTCGGGAGTGTCCGCAACAAACCGTTGACCTGAAAGAGGAATTTGTGTACTTTGATACCATCAAGCAACATGCCGGTAGACCGGCTCAGCATTCCATATGGAGGGATGAACTGTCATGAAACCGCTTGGTATTCTGCTCGCGCTCGCTCTCTGCCTGACGGCGGCTGCTCCCCCCGCCGCAACGATGGGTCCTGTTCCACCTGAAGAACTGAACCCCGGTTTTGTCTATATCGGCCCGGTTGGCGACGGTGGCTGGACCTACATGCACGAACAGGGGCGGCTGGCCATGGAGGAGGCCTACCCCAAGGTGGACAGCCGTATCGTCGAATCGGTTCCCGAGGGCCCCGATTCGGTCCGCGTCATGGAGACCTTCATCCGCAACGGCTCCAAACTGATCTTCGCCACCTCCTTCGGGTACATGGATTTTGTCATGGAGGCCGCAAAACGCCACCCCGACGTGACCTTCATGCACTGCTCGGGATTCAAGCGCGCCGAGAACGTGGGGACCTACTTCGGCAGGATGTACCAGGCCCGCTACCTCTCCGGCCTGGTTGCCGGCAACGCCACCGACAAGGATGTCATCGGCTTCGTGGCGGCCCATCCCATCCCCGAGGTCATCAGGGGCATCAATGCTTTCACCCTGGGCGCACGCAAGGTCAACCCCGATGTCACGGTGAAGGTGGTATGGCTCTTCTCCTGGTTCGATCCCGGTAAGGAAAAGGAGGCCACCAAGGCCCTCATCGACTCCGGCGCCGACGTCATCGCCATGCACGCCGACACAGGCGCCGCACCTCAGGCCGCCGAGGAGGCGGGCGTCTACGTGGTGGGCTACAACAACGACATGTCCCAGTACGCCCCCACCAAACACCTCACCGCACCGATCTGGCAATGGGGGATGGTCTACAAGCGCGTCGTCGGGCAGCTCATCGAAGGCACCTGGGAGTCCGAGGATATCTGGTGGGGCCTCAAAGAGGGGCTCGTCGGCCTGGCGCCCTTCGGGGACGCCGTTTCCGAGGAGACCAGAGAGCTCGTAGCCGCCGAAAAGCAGGCCATCATCGCCGGAGAGAAGGATGTCTTTGACGGACCGCTCCGGAACCAGAAGGGCGACATCAAGATCCCGGAAGGCGAATCGATGACCGACCAGCAGATGCTCTCCATGAGCTGGTTCGTCCAGGGCGTGCAGGGCGAGATCCCCGAGTAGGCGATATCGGGAACACACTGCCGAGGGGGCGCCTCTGATGCGCCCCCCTTTTTCTATACCCCACCGCAGAGATCCTTTCACGCCGAGCTGTTCGGAATGCAGCAGAAGAGGAAGAAGGTGTCACTCCTTTGCAGAACACCAGAGAACCTATTGTCACCATGAGGGGTATCTCCAAATCCTTTCTCGGCAAACTCGCCAACGACAGCATCGATTTCGATGTGCGGCCCGGAGAGGTCCACGCCCTTCTGGGCGAGAACGGAGCCGGCAAGAGCACCCTGATGAACGTGCTCTGCGGCCTCTACCACCCTGATCGGGGCGAAATCCGCATCAATGGAACACCCCACTCCTTTTCGCATCCCAAGGACGCCATCAACGCCGGCATCGGCATGGTCCACCAGCATTTCATGCTGGTGCCGGTCCAGACGGTCTGGGAAAACCTCATCCTCGGGCAGGAGTCCCATCCCTTCCTCCTCCGACCCCACCGCATCATCCGGACTATCGAATCCCTTTCCAGACAGTACGGTCTGCATGTCGACCCCGAAGCAAAGATCTGGCAGCTCTCCCTTGGAGAACAGCAGCGTGTGGCAATCCTGAAAATGCTCTATCGGAACGCCGAAACCCTGATTCTCGACGAACCAACGGCGGTCCTGACACCGCAGGAAACGGAACGGCTCTTTGCCACCATCCAGACCATGCGCTCCGAGGAACACGGCGTCATCTTCATCACCCACAAACTGGACGAGGTGATGCGTACCGCCGATCGGGTGACCATCCTGCGGGGCGGGAGACGGGTCACCACCGTGGACACCGGGGATACCTGTCAGGAGGAGCTCGCCGAATTGATGGTGGGCAAGAAGGTGGTGCCCGTGGTCAACCGGACATCCCTGCCTGCCGGCCGCTCCCTGCTCCGGGCGGAGCGGATCACCGCCTGGAACGACAAGGACTTCCCAGCCGTCAAGGAGCTCTCCCTGGAGCTGAAGGGCAACGAGATCCTCGGGATCGCGGGCATCGACGGCAATGGCCAGCGGGAGCTCTGCGAGGCCCTCGCCGGGCTGCGCCCGCTACGCTCCGGCGCGGTGCGTTTTGAAGGAAAGGACATGACCGGCCGGCCGGCGCGGGACTTTATCGACGCCGGGATTTCCTATATCCCCGCCGACAGGAAGGGAACCGGACTGATCGCGACGATGAATCTTCGGGAAAACAGCGTGCTCCGCGACTACTGGAACCCGCCTTTCGCCAGGGGCATCTTCATCAACTGGGAGGCTGTGGCCGGTCATACCGGTTCGCTGGTGGAACGATACAGCGTGAGCGCACCTTCGCTGGATGTGCCCGTGCGGATGCTCTCGGGCGGCAACCTCCAGAAGCTCATGCTGGGCCGCGAGCTGACGGGAACCCCCAGGGCGATCATCGCCATGCAGCCCACCTGGGGGCTGGACGTGGGCGCCACCACCTTTGTCCGGGAGACACTGCTCCAGCAGAGGGAACGGGGGGCGGGGATCCTTTTGATCTCCGAGAATCTCGAGGAGCTCCTGGCTCTCTCCGACCGCCTGGCGGTGATCCACGCCGGAAGGATCATGGGGACCGTCACCGACACATCGGCGGTGACGGAACAACAGCTCGGCCGGATGATGGCGGGTACGCCGATCTCCGAACTGAATATGGAAAGGGATGTTCGGGACCATGCACATTGAACGCCGGTACGACGCACCAGGGTGGACATCCTTCGTGATCCCCACCGTCGCCGTTCTGGTGGCCCTTCTCCTCGGAGGGATGCTGATCTCGCTGATGGGCGTCTCGCCGGTCACAGCCTACATGGAGATGTTCAAAGGGGCGCTGGGCGACAGCTATGGTCTCTCGGAGACCATCGTCAAGGCGATCCCACTGATCCTGGCGGGGATCGCCGTAGCCCTCGCCTTTTCCATGACCCTCTGGAATATCGGCGCCGAGGGACAGCTTGTGATGGGCGCCCTGGCATCCGCTGCCCTTGTGCGACATGTAACGGTGGACAACTGGTTCGTGATGTTCTGCCTCATGTTCCTCGCCGCCGGCATCGCCGGGGGGCTCTGGGCAGCCCTCACCGGGTATCTGAAAGCCCGCTGGAACGTCAACGAGATCATCACCACGCTGATGATGAACTACATCGCCCTCCTTGGCCTGGACTATTTCGTCTACGGCCCCTGGAGGGATCCCACAAGCCTTGGATTCCCCATGACGCCGCCCTTTCCCGAGGCGGCCCGGATTCCTCAGCTCTTCGGGACGCGGGTCCATCTGGGGATCCTTCTGGCGCTGCTCTTTGCCGTTCTCTACCGGGTACTCATGCGGTGGACCCAATGGGGTTTCGAGATACGTGTCACCGGCGAGAACCCCAGGGGAGCCGAATACGCCGGGATCAACACAACGCGGAATGTGGTGCTGGTCATGTTTCTTTCCGGTGCCGTCGCCGGCCTCGCGGGCATGTGCGAACTCGCCGGCCTTCAAGGGAGGCTCCAGCCCGGATTCTCGGTGGGCTACGGCTACACGGCGATCATTGTGGCCTGGCTGGCGCGTCTCCACCCCGTGGGGATCATCGTGGTCTCTTTCCTGATGGGGGCCCTTCTGGTGGGAGGGGACACGCTGCAGATCGTCATGGGGCTTCCCCTGTCCAGCGTACAGGTTCTGCAGGGGCTGATCCTCTTTTCCGTTCTCGGCGGGGACTTCTTCCGCCGCTATAGAATCCGGTTCCCGGGCAAAGGGGGCAGGGCGTAATGGACATTCTCATACCGATCCTCGCCGCGGCCGTACGGAGCGGCACACCCATTCTCTACGCAACCCTGGGGGAGATCCTTACGGAGAAGGCGGGTGTCCTCAATCTGGGGATCGAAGGCATCATGCTGCTCGGCGCCTTCTCCGGATTCGCGACCACCTTCGCCACCGGGTCGCCCTGGATCGGCCTGGGGGTCGCCTTCCTTGTCGGTGTGGCCGCCGCCGCCATCCACGCCGTGCTCTGTGTCAGCCTGGGAGCCAATCAGGTGGTCAGCGGCCTGGCCATCACCATGTTCGGCACCGGCGCCAGCGCACTGCTCGGCAGGGATCTCATCGGCAAGACCATTCAGGGCCTCTCCCCTGTCCATCTCCCCCTTCTGGGGGATATCCCTGTTCTCGGCCCTGTGCTGTTCCGGCAGGATCCGCTGGTGTATCTCTCCTTCTTCCTGGTCGCAGGGATCTGGTTCTTCCTCTCCTCTACCCGGCCCGGACTGAGTCTTCGGGCCGTCGGCGAGAGCCCGCAGTCCGCCGAATCGGTGGGTTTGAGCGTGGCCAGGACACGGTACCTCTACACACTGCTGGGAGGCGGGATCGCTGCAGTGGGCGGGGCCTATCTCTCGGTGGTCACCAGCCATATGTGGGTGGAACGGATGACGGCGGGCCGGGGCTGGATCGCCATCGCCCTGGTGATCTTCGGAATCTGGCATCCCCTGCGGGCCGCCTTCGGTTCCTACCTCTTCGGCGGAGTCGGTGCGCTCCAGCTCCGTATCCAGGCCGCTGGGACCCGGGTCCCCGCTCCCCTTCTCCTGATGCTGCCCTATATCCTCACTATCGTCGTTCTTGTGTTTATCGCCGTACGGAAAGGCAAAGGCGTGCTCCTCGGCGCGCCGGCGGGCCTGGGTCAGCACTTCAACCGCGAGGAACGGGAATAGACTGGAGCGCATCCTTCCTCTCCAGTACAGATGAGCGCGGCCACGGGTTCCCCCACGGCCGCGCTCATCGATTCAGTACCGGGCGACGTTCCCGGCTCCCTTTACTCTTCCTGTTTCGGTTCCTCCGGCGGCTCGCTTCCGGGCATGGGGACACCGATACCGCGTTCCTCGGGCGTCCCGGGAACGATGGAATCCCAGAAGGCCGCACAGATCCCGGCGACGGCCATGGGCGTGCTCATGAGGGCCCAGACCACCTGTCCGGCGACACCGATACCGAAAAAGTAGGCCTTCTGTTCGGTCGCCCAGCCGGGCAATCCGAGCGCCATGAGGAACGAAAACCCGACGATGAGGATATTCCGCTGACTGCCCATGTCGGCCCTGGTGAGCACCTGGATCCCCAGGGCGCCGATGGTGCCGAAGAGCGCTATGTAGGCACCGCCGATCACCGGGGTGGGTACCGTAGCGACCAGGGCGCCCAGCTTCCCCACCATGCTCATCATGATCAGCAGGACGGCACCGGTCCGCACCACCCAGCGGGAGGCCACACCTGTCAGTCCGATGAGACCGACATTCTCGGTGTAGGATGTGGTCCCCACGGCACCGAGGAAACCGGCCAGGGCACAGTTGGCGCCTTCAGCCCCAACCCCCCTGCTGATGGTCTGCGGGCTCGGGTCGTCGAGCCCCGCGGCATAGGAACAGGAGTGGTAGTCGCCGATGGACTCGATCATGGCGGCAAAGAATCCGGCAGCCAGCGCACCGACCGCCACAAAGCTGAACTTCGGGGGCCCCCAGTGCATCAACCCGGTGAACCGGAACCACTGGGCGTTCGCGATCTCCGTCATATCCACAAAGGCCGGATGGCCGGGCCCAAAGATCCCGGCGACACTGCCGATGTAGCAGACCAGGTAGGCGATCACCACGGAAGAAAGCACCGAAAAGATATTGAAGTATCTGTTTTTGCTCATCAGCCCAAAGAAGAACACACAGACCACCACAAGCAGCGAGACCGGCCAGTACTGGGCGGCGTTGGACTTGACGGCCACATCGTAGAGGGAAAACCCGATGGCCATGATGGTCGGCCCGATGACGATCGGCGTGATCAGCTTGCGGATCAACCCCACGATCCGGCTGTATCCGATCACCGAAAGGAAGAGACCGCCCACAATCAGACCTCCCCCGACATACTGCATGATCACGCCGGGCCCCATGGCTTCGTAGATACCGATCACCGTCATGATAGGGGGGATAAA comes from the Synergistales bacterium genome and includes:
- a CDS encoding ABC transporter permease → MDILIPILAAAVRSGTPILYATLGEILTEKAGVLNLGIEGIMLLGAFSGFATTFATGSPWIGLGVAFLVGVAAAAIHAVLCVSLGANQVVSGLAITMFGTGASALLGRDLIGKTIQGLSPVHLPLLGDIPVLGPVLFRQDPLVYLSFFLVAGIWFFLSSTRPGLSLRAVGESPQSAESVGLSVARTRYLYTLLGGGIAAVGGAYLSVVTSHMWVERMTAGRGWIAIALVIFGIWHPLRAAFGSYLFGGVGALQLRIQAAGTRVPAPLLLMLPYILTIVVLVFIAVRKGKGVLLGAPAGLGQHFNREERE
- the gpt gene encoding xanthine phosphoribosyltransferase — protein: MGSNSSRYTLNFPVSWDQLHRDSRALAWRLLGSGAAWERIIAVVRGGLVPAAVIARELDIHYVDTVCVSSYTLREQGPLSVLKEIQGSGEGWLIIDDLVDTGKTARVVREMLPKAHFATVYAKPDGRPLVDTFVTEVSQDTWILFPWDSQSQFVRPLVDNG
- a CDS encoding BMP family ABC transporter substrate-binding protein, producing the protein MKPLGILLALALCLTAAAPPAATMGPVPPEELNPGFVYIGPVGDGGWTYMHEQGRLAMEEAYPKVDSRIVESVPEGPDSVRVMETFIRNGSKLIFATSFGYMDFVMEAAKRHPDVTFMHCSGFKRAENVGTYFGRMYQARYLSGLVAGNATDKDVIGFVAAHPIPEVIRGINAFTLGARKVNPDVTVKVVWLFSWFDPGKEKEATKALIDSGADVIAMHADTGAAPQAAEEAGVYVVGYNNDMSQYAPTKHLTAPIWQWGMVYKRVVGQLIEGTWESEDIWWGLKEGLVGLAPFGDAVSEETRELVAAEKQAIIAGEKDVFDGPLRNQKGDIKIPEGESMTDQQMLSMSWFVQGVQGEIPE
- a CDS encoding FapA family protein, whose amino-acid sequence is TPTPVGSLATGVGVPRLRITDDEMACYLWLPAGWTDPHTLLETLEGAGVVYGIRLDAIRAALGKSRSGAAVPEVLAAEGTRAVPGGDGRFSFITSRPSSNPVHGHDGTVISYLLNSIVPVSSGQTVGQYLPPSVGEPGHTVTGRTIPAAGGRHPASILGRGLALQGRSIIATQQGTLVWRGGATAVEPLEIVEGDLSPETASPSSSGHLLVTGHVRDGCNIVTEGHVEVRGNVGRAYLESRKGNITVFRGVLGRGGGHLRAGGEVRAGYIDEAIIEAETVVVNEYLSRSLVQARTGVKAQGKKGLLASSSIKANAHVHANNIHAARWNDTRISIPGVSRTALLFEYRLLPIRINRCKKVLVELSSRLRSLDSGTSPQDAQKLARRFGERSRELMQLQERLLYLHDLLLHLQGNATFSLSGSSTPGVDVTLSGVAARLERGCRDLSVSMDPFTGRFHFRHASIA
- a CDS encoding paraslipin — its product is MQISFGLMYLMGIVVGIIVVITLVFKSGVIVPQQNAYVIERLGKYKKTLSSGLHLVMPFFDRVAYRHSLKEQAKDVPPQMCITQDNVSIDVDGVLYYKVVDPVKASYGVSDYEFASIQLSQTTMRSIIGTMKLDKTFEERERINEKIIRAVDEASDPWGVQVTRYEVRNISPPESIRQAMESEMKAEREKRATIATSEGKKQAQINSAQADREEMIQRSEGEKQKRLNEAEGEAGEIERLADATARGLAKVAEAISRPQGSEAVNLRIAEQYVKQFGHLARENNTMIVPQNLSDIAGTVASLSRVLEQTGHMAVPAGETADSPRKGE
- a CDS encoding purine/pyrimidine permease, producing MSRKTVVYGLLDRPPLPIMLLAGAQHVLTLFGATTLVPLVLGPAMGMNTAQIAALISCVYLAMGIATLIQTSPLLGSGLPIVQGSSFSFIPPIMTVIGIYEAMGPGVIMQYVGGGLIVGGLFLSVIGYSRIVGLIRKLITPIVIGPTIMAIGFSLYDVAVKSNAAQYWPVSLLVVVCVFFFGLMSKNRYFNIFSVLSSVVIAYLVCYIGSVAGIFGPGHPAFVDMTEIANAQWFRFTGLMHWGPPKFSFVAVGALAAGFFAAMIESIGDYHSCSYAAGLDDPSPQTISRGVGAEGANCALAGFLGAVGTTSYTENVGLIGLTGVASRWVVRTGAVLLIMMSMVGKLGALVATVPTPVIGGAYIALFGTIGALGIQVLTRADMGSQRNILIVGFSFLMALGLPGWATEQKAYFFGIGVAGQVVWALMSTPMAVAGICAAFWDSIVPGTPEERGIGVPMPGSEPPEEPKQEE
- a CDS encoding ABC transporter ATP-binding protein; the protein is MRGISKSFLGKLANDSIDFDVRPGEVHALLGENGAGKSTLMNVLCGLYHPDRGEIRINGTPHSFSHPKDAINAGIGMVHQHFMLVPVQTVWENLILGQESHPFLLRPHRIIRTIESLSRQYGLHVDPEAKIWQLSLGEQQRVAILKMLYRNAETLILDEPTAVLTPQETERLFATIQTMRSEEHGVIFITHKLDEVMRTADRVTILRGGRRVTTVDTGDTCQEELAELMVGKKVVPVVNRTSLPAGRSLLRAERITAWNDKDFPAVKELSLELKGNEILGIAGIDGNGQRELCEALAGLRPLRSGAVRFEGKDMTGRPARDFIDAGISYIPADRKGTGLIATMNLRENSVLRDYWNPPFARGIFINWEAVAGHTGSLVERYSVSAPSLDVPVRMLSGGNLQKLMLGRELTGTPRAIIAMQPTWGLDVGATTFVRETLLQQRERGAGILLISENLEELLALSDRLAVIHAGRIMGTVTDTSAVTEQQLGRMMAGTPISELNMERDVRDHAH
- a CDS encoding ABC transporter permease codes for the protein MHIERRYDAPGWTSFVIPTVAVLVALLLGGMLISLMGVSPVTAYMEMFKGALGDSYGLSETIVKAIPLILAGIAVALAFSMTLWNIGAEGQLVMGALASAALVRHVTVDNWFVMFCLMFLAAGIAGGLWAALTGYLKARWNVNEIITTLMMNYIALLGLDYFVYGPWRDPTSLGFPMTPPFPEAARIPQLFGTRVHLGILLALLFAVLYRVLMRWTQWGFEIRVTGENPRGAEYAGINTTRNVVLVMFLSGAVAGLAGMCELAGLQGRLQPGFSVGYGYTAIIVAWLARLHPVGIIVVSFLMGALLVGGDTLQIVMGLPLSSVQVLQGLILFSVLGGDFFRRYRIRFPGKGGRA